In a genomic window of Pontibacter liquoris:
- a CDS encoding LamG-like jellyroll fold domain-containing protein, translating into MNTAIVVCHFYCDSMKKSTFLLVYALLISLNLAAQTSLIPYKSTWKYLDTSTDQGTTWQGPAFNDAAWKSGTAKFGYGISDATTIVSYGTNPSNKNITTYFRKTFSIPDASLYTSYLLNVKRDDGVVVYVNGVEVYRNNLPSGSITYATLATDAKDNGAVAQSVTVSAAAFISGTNTVAVEVHQSKANSPDLAFDLELTAVPITPIPSPTNQPPVVAINSPTNNSKSYFGDAVPITVTASDPDGSLVKVEYFANGNKIGEATSSPYSYTWIPAITGSYTLTALATDNAGATTTSAPTTYSVTTAPVIDQTPPTVTSIDRQTPALASTNVTSVTYRAIFSEPVTGVDASDFTTSVLAGQLSGSVTAVAAAGTDGATYDVTISAIAGDGTLRLDLNATVTGITDTAGNAISGGYTGGQSYTFDQTAPSVVGIARQNPTTETTDATILSFRITFTEPVTGVDKIDFALTSVSGTANGTLGPDAVAAVGTNGTTFDVTASAVSGNGTLRLDLNSTGTGITDATGNAITGGYNSGQTYTIQQPPTTTAGFASVTNLDPLPISTNTGEKPQSKVWTYDGKHWAVLPNATGTYLWRLDGKTWTNVLKLSAKTTTKADCKLVDNVAHILLYQGPSSQMASVEYVASLGTYKLWSKRTSTVGLTLDDGVETATIDIDSNGRMWLASAGVSDINVRWSDLPYTNWSSPVTIATGVKDDDICAVIAMPKANKIAVLWSNQITKRFGFKTHTDGASPSDWSADEAPLSNAALDVGNGMADDHMNMALANDGTLYCAVKTSYDTKGYPKLILMVRRASGSWDNLYEISQAGTRPIVVLNEANTKFRVVYSSQEFGGDILYRESATASIQLSPQLTLIKGGTYDNSTSTKANFNSEVVILASSTTEAVGVLASDGPSTNMEPSAPVLASPVNTATGVEVAPTLKWNSVSGAQSYQVQVSTAADFASTVYDEGTTSTSAPVSGLAFNTNYFWRVKAVNAAGSSWSPIWSFTTKAASANPLVGNWKMDEGSGTTLADASEYNNKATTTGNPTWVTGVLGQAVKLDGATQYATVSNSASLSITGSITLAAWIKPEKTATQYILKKGIQGSTDGYELSLASTGRVFFRFNQATGSDTYRQNSLASYPVDGNTWMHIAATYNGSVIKIYINGVENSSKTLTAPPSINANNLALAIGAQSDGASKFQGAIDEVRIYNTALSADQIKELASATTTPIALAAPVLVSPANAATGIELAPTLSWNGSSGATSYQMQVSPTADFATTVIDKAVITTSSSISGLAYNTNYFWHVKASNAEGSSNWSATWSFQTISAPTGPLVGNWKMEEGSGTTLLDDSEYKNKATTVGNPTWVTGVSGQAVKLDGTAQYATVPDNTSLDITNSITLAAWIKPEKIATQYILKKATQATVDGYELSLANTGRVFFRFNQATGSDTYRQNSLASYPVDGNTWMHIAATYNGSVIKIYINGVENSSKTLTAPPSINANNLALAIGAQSDGASKFQGAIDEVRVYNTALSATQIKDLATITAPAITTVSSAAAHALTPEEAGKNDLLVYPNPFQSQATINFTLTSDINYTVALYDSKGVQVAELKRGRAIAGVQNKVIVDGTALPRGLYIVRLQTAKGSKAAKLLLNR; encoded by the coding sequence ATGAATACTGCAATCGTAGTTTGTCACTTTTATTGCGATTCTATGAAGAAATCTACTTTTTTGCTGGTATATGCCTTGCTGATTTCACTAAACCTGGCAGCACAGACCAGCTTGATCCCATATAAATCAACCTGGAAGTATCTGGATACGAGCACAGACCAGGGTACAACCTGGCAAGGCCCAGCGTTTAATGATGCAGCCTGGAAGAGCGGTACAGCCAAATTTGGTTATGGGATCAGTGATGCTACTACGATAGTTAGCTATGGTACGAATCCCAGCAATAAGAACATCACCACTTACTTTAGAAAAACTTTTTCTATTCCGGATGCTTCGCTTTATACATCGTACCTCCTCAATGTTAAACGGGACGATGGTGTAGTGGTGTATGTTAACGGCGTGGAAGTATACCGTAATAACCTGCCTTCGGGCTCTATTACCTACGCTACGCTGGCAACCGATGCCAAAGATAACGGTGCAGTTGCGCAGAGTGTTACAGTTAGCGCCGCTGCTTTCATCAGCGGCACCAATACGGTAGCCGTGGAAGTGCATCAATCAAAAGCTAACAGTCCGGATCTGGCGTTCGATCTGGAGCTGACAGCTGTTCCAATTACTCCTATACCCTCTCCCACCAACCAACCACCGGTTGTAGCCATCAACAGCCCTACCAACAATTCGAAATCGTACTTTGGAGACGCCGTACCGATAACCGTAACAGCTTCCGACCCGGATGGCTCACTAGTAAAAGTAGAGTACTTTGCTAATGGCAATAAGATAGGCGAAGCTACATCCAGCCCTTATAGCTATACCTGGATTCCCGCAATTACAGGAAGCTATACTCTTACTGCACTGGCTACAGATAATGCTGGGGCAACGACAACCTCTGCTCCCACAACCTATAGTGTAACTACCGCGCCTGTTATTGATCAGACACCGCCTACAGTTACCAGCATTGATCGGCAAACGCCTGCACTAGCGTCTACAAATGTCACCTCCGTGACCTACCGTGCCATTTTTTCTGAACCGGTAACAGGTGTAGACGCAAGCGATTTTACAACTTCAGTTTTAGCAGGCCAGCTATCTGGTTCCGTGACGGCTGTTGCCGCAGCAGGCACCGATGGTGCGACGTATGATGTTACCATTAGCGCCATTGCCGGCGATGGAACGCTGCGCCTGGACCTAAATGCCACCGTTACCGGCATTACGGATACTGCCGGTAACGCCATTAGCGGGGGGTATACAGGTGGGCAGAGCTATACATTTGACCAGACGGCGCCTTCTGTGGTGGGTATTGCACGCCAGAACCCAACAACCGAAACGACCGATGCTACGATCCTCAGTTTTCGTATCACCTTTACGGAGCCGGTTACAGGTGTTGACAAAATTGACTTTGCACTTACTTCCGTTTCAGGCACAGCAAACGGTACACTAGGTCCGGATGCTGTGGCTGCAGTAGGCACCAACGGCACCACCTTTGATGTTACTGCAAGCGCTGTGAGCGGCAATGGTACCCTGCGGCTGGACCTGAATAGCACCGGCACCGGCATTACGGATGCCACTGGCAATGCTATAACAGGTGGCTACAATAGCGGCCAAACTTATACGATACAGCAGCCACCAACAACAACAGCTGGTTTTGCTTCCGTAACCAACCTCGACCCTTTACCTATATCGACCAATACAGGCGAAAAACCACAGTCAAAAGTATGGACGTATGATGGCAAGCACTGGGCTGTACTGCCAAATGCGACCGGCACCTATCTCTGGCGGCTGGATGGTAAAACCTGGACCAATGTTTTAAAGTTATCCGCTAAAACAACCACTAAAGCCGATTGTAAGCTGGTAGATAACGTAGCTCACATTTTACTTTACCAGGGCCCCTCTTCCCAAATGGCCTCGGTGGAGTATGTTGCCTCGTTAGGCACGTATAAGCTCTGGTCAAAACGCACTTCTACTGTGGGTCTTACGCTTGATGACGGCGTTGAAACAGCCACTATTGATATAGACAGCAATGGCCGAATGTGGCTAGCTTCTGCGGGTGTAAGCGATATAAATGTGCGATGGAGCGATTTACCCTACACAAACTGGAGTTCACCGGTTACCATTGCCACAGGGGTTAAGGATGATGATATTTGCGCCGTGATCGCCATGCCGAAAGCCAATAAAATAGCGGTGCTGTGGTCGAATCAGATCACAAAAAGATTTGGCTTTAAAACCCATACCGATGGTGCTTCTCCATCAGACTGGTCTGCTGATGAAGCACCTCTTTCAAATGCCGCACTGGATGTAGGGAATGGTATGGCTGACGATCATATGAATATGGCTCTGGCAAACGACGGCACTCTATACTGTGCGGTAAAGACCAGTTATGATACCAAAGGATACCCAAAACTTATATTGATGGTTCGCAGGGCTTCCGGTAGTTGGGATAACCTCTACGAAATATCGCAGGCAGGCACAAGGCCTATTGTAGTTTTGAACGAAGCTAACACCAAATTCCGAGTGGTTTATTCTTCGCAGGAGTTTGGCGGTGACATACTTTACAGAGAGTCGGCCACTGCCAGCATACAACTAAGTCCACAGCTTACGCTCATAAAAGGTGGAACCTATGATAACTCTACCAGTACAAAAGCTAATTTCAACTCGGAAGTCGTTATCCTTGCATCAAGCACCACGGAAGCAGTAGGTGTGCTAGCCTCTGATGGCCCATCCACTAACATGGAGCCTTCAGCACCTGTTCTGGCTTCACCTGTAAATACAGCAACGGGTGTGGAAGTAGCACCCACTTTAAAATGGAACAGTGTATCGGGCGCCCAATCATACCAGGTACAGGTTTCAACAGCAGCGGACTTTGCTTCTACGGTTTATGATGAAGGCACTACCAGTACATCTGCGCCTGTTTCAGGATTAGCTTTTAATACTAATTATTTCTGGCGCGTCAAGGCAGTCAATGCAGCAGGTAGTAGTTGGTCTCCGATCTGGAGTTTTACGACGAAGGCTGCATCAGCAAATCCGCTGGTAGGAAATTGGAAAATGGATGAAGGTAGTGGCACTACGTTAGCAGATGCATCCGAATATAATAACAAAGCCACCACAACAGGTAATCCGACCTGGGTAACAGGTGTTTTGGGGCAGGCAGTTAAGCTGGACGGAGCAACTCAATACGCAACAGTTTCAAACAGCGCCTCCCTAAGTATAACTGGTTCTATCACGTTGGCGGCCTGGATAAAGCCGGAAAAAACAGCCACGCAATATATACTCAAAAAAGGCATACAGGGATCCACAGATGGGTATGAACTCTCCCTTGCCAGTACCGGTCGTGTATTCTTTAGGTTTAACCAGGCCACCGGCAGCGATACTTACCGGCAGAATTCATTAGCTTCTTATCCAGTTGACGGGAATACCTGGATGCACATTGCAGCCACATACAACGGATCTGTGATTAAGATCTACATCAACGGTGTGGAGAACAGTTCTAAAACACTTACGGCTCCCCCATCCATCAACGCCAATAATCTGGCACTGGCGATTGGGGCGCAAAGTGATGGCGCAAGCAAATTCCAGGGAGCTATTGATGAGGTTCGTATTTACAATACAGCGCTAAGTGCTGATCAGATCAAGGAGTTAGCATCCGCAACTACTACGCCGATTGCTTTGGCTGCTCCTGTTCTGGTTTCACCTGCAAATGCAGCAACAGGTATCGAACTGGCCCCAACATTAAGTTGGAATGGCTCATCGGGCGCCACTTCATACCAGATGCAGGTATCACCCACAGCAGACTTTGCGACAACTGTTATAGATAAAGCTGTAATTACTACATCTTCTTCTATTTCCGGATTAGCATATAATACCAATTACTTCTGGCATGTGAAGGCGAGCAATGCCGAAGGAAGCAGTAACTGGTCTGCAACCTGGAGCTTCCAAACGATTTCTGCACCTACAGGCCCCCTTGTTGGCAATTGGAAAATGGAAGAAGGCAGCGGCACTACGCTTCTGGATGATTCAGAATATAAGAACAAAGCCACAACGGTTGGTAATCCGACCTGGGTAACGGGGGTTTCGGGGCAGGCAGTTAAGCTGGACGGAACGGCACAGTATGCAACTGTGCCAGATAATACTTCGCTGGACATTACAAACTCCATTACCCTGGCAGCATGGATCAAGCCGGAAAAAATTGCGACGCAGTACATCCTGAAAAAAGCGACCCAAGCTACGGTGGATGGGTATGAACTTTCGCTTGCCAACACTGGCCGCGTATTTTTCAGGTTTAACCAGGCTACCGGCAGCGATACTTACCGGCAGAATTCATTAGCTTCTTATCCAGTTGACGGAAATACCTGGATGCACATTGCAGCCACATACAACGGATCTGTGATCAAGATCTACATCAACGGTGTGGAGAACAGCTCTAAAACACTTACGGCTCCCCCATCCATCAACGCCAATAATCTGGCACTGGCCATTGGGGCGCAAAGTGATGGCGCAAGCAAATTTCAGGGAGCCATTGATGAGGTTCGTGTTTACAATACAGCGCTAAGTGCTACGCAGATTAAGGATCTGGCAACTATAACTGCGCCTGCTATAACTACGGTGTCATCTGCTGCTGCACATGCCCTGACACCGGAAGAAGCCGGAAAGAATGATCTGCTGGTTTATCCAAATCCTTTTCAATCACAAGCTACTATCAACTTTACACTCACATCGGATATAAATTATACCGTGGCGCTATATGATAGCAAAGGAGTACAGGTAGCTGAGCTGAAACGAGGAAGAGCGATAGCAGGAGTACAAAATAAGGTAATAGTTGATGGTACAGCGTTGCCCAGAGGCTTATACATCGTCAGGCTGCAGACTGCGAAGGGTTCAAAAGCTGCAAAGCTGTTGTTAAATAGATAG
- a CDS encoding Gfo/Idh/MocA family protein encodes MVKVALIGAGKMGISHLAILGGHPDVEIVGVSDTSHLVLDVLKKFSSYPCYTDFEEMLRKANPDAVFVAVPTRFHSKIVKRVLQAKKHVFSEKPLCLTNQEGKELVELASEQAVVNQVGYHNKFIGTFQEVKKIIAGGYLGQIQHFTGESYGPVVIREKQDNWRSDPSEGGGCLLDYASHVIDLINHIVGPVSKVRGSIIKSLYSRHVEDSVTSLLELSTDVTGVLSVNWSDETYRKMATSLTIIGSKGKIISDANELKVYFKTSACPADYTKGWNVKYVTDLTDPVDFYLRGEEYSAQVDYFIRAVQGRVPNSINNFKSAWYTDKVISMIKESINQ; translated from the coding sequence ATGGTTAAGGTAGCATTAATAGGTGCCGGTAAAATGGGGATTTCGCATTTAGCTATTCTAGGCGGGCATCCCGATGTAGAGATTGTAGGCGTTAGCGACACCTCGCATCTGGTATTGGATGTTCTAAAGAAATTCTCGTCATACCCCTGTTACACCGATTTTGAAGAAATGCTCAGAAAGGCGAACCCGGATGCCGTGTTTGTTGCCGTTCCTACCCGGTTCCACTCTAAAATTGTAAAAAGAGTACTGCAGGCCAAAAAACACGTCTTCTCTGAAAAACCGCTTTGCTTGACAAATCAGGAAGGGAAAGAACTTGTTGAACTTGCCAGTGAGCAGGCGGTAGTGAACCAGGTGGGCTATCACAACAAGTTTATCGGCACCTTTCAGGAGGTAAAAAAGATTATCGCGGGAGGCTATTTAGGACAGATACAGCATTTTACCGGAGAATCCTATGGACCGGTTGTTATTCGGGAAAAGCAGGATAACTGGCGATCAGATCCGTCGGAAGGAGGAGGTTGCCTGTTAGATTATGCCTCACATGTGATAGACCTCATCAACCATATCGTAGGCCCTGTATCCAAAGTAAGAGGATCTATTATTAAATCTCTTTACTCCAGGCATGTAGAGGACTCGGTCACCTCATTATTGGAGTTGAGCACCGATGTGACAGGCGTATTGTCGGTGAACTGGAGCGACGAGACTTACCGCAAAATGGCAACTTCCTTAACCATTATCGGCAGCAAAGGCAAAATCATCTCCGATGCGAATGAGTTGAAAGTTTATTTTAAGACATCGGCCTGCCCTGCGGATTATACCAAGGGATGGAACGTGAAGTATGTTACCGACCTGACCGATCCGGTAGACTTCTATTTACGCGGGGAAGAATACTCGGCACAGGTGGATTATTTTATTAGAGCAGTGCAGGGAAGAGTACCTAATTCCATCAATAACTTTAAGAGTGCCTGGTACACAGATAAAGTAATTTCAATGATCAAAGAAAGCATAAACCAGTAG
- a CDS encoding DUF1972 domain-containing protein, with the protein MRIAIVGTRGIPNTYGGFETLAEYLVTHLTKDIDITVYCSSVDQACKDKTYHGARLKYIPLTSHGAIGILYDSLALFDALPKYDKVLLLGFGGGFAMPFLQKYKSRLVVNIGGLDWKRDKWSVPAQKVIKTAEKLLLKYSGQIVSDNTGIQQYITQEYNRESELITYGGDQAVKQEVSEAYLKKYPFLASDYAFSVARIQSDNNIDMLLEAFSNQGAIPLVLVGNWQNSKYGKSLKASYQNRENLHLLEAIYYRPELDVLRSNCAVYIHGHSAGGTNPSLVEAMYLGLPVFAFASGYNEHTSENKAFYFSNAQELTSLLENYHSLDLSFVGNELKQIAEARYKWELIATKYKSILTSRSK; encoded by the coding sequence ATGCGCATCGCTATAGTTGGCACTCGGGGCATTCCAAATACGTATGGCGGCTTTGAAACCCTTGCCGAGTACCTGGTAACGCATCTTACAAAAGACATTGACATAACTGTTTATTGCTCTTCTGTAGACCAGGCCTGTAAGGATAAAACATATCACGGGGCCAGGCTCAAGTATATTCCGCTTACTTCTCATGGCGCAATTGGAATACTGTATGATTCTTTGGCCCTGTTCGATGCTCTGCCAAAGTATGACAAAGTATTGCTACTCGGCTTTGGCGGTGGTTTTGCAATGCCCTTTCTACAAAAGTATAAATCCCGGCTTGTTGTAAATATCGGCGGCTTGGACTGGAAACGCGATAAATGGTCGGTGCCTGCGCAGAAAGTTATCAAAACAGCAGAAAAGCTTCTTTTAAAGTATAGCGGACAGATTGTATCCGACAATACTGGTATTCAGCAGTATATCACCCAGGAATACAATCGCGAAAGTGAACTGATCACGTACGGAGGAGACCAGGCAGTAAAGCAGGAGGTATCGGAGGCTTATTTGAAAAAATATCCCTTCCTAGCCTCAGACTATGCCTTCTCAGTCGCACGCATCCAATCCGATAATAACATCGACATGCTCCTGGAAGCGTTCAGCAACCAGGGTGCTATTCCCCTGGTTTTGGTGGGTAACTGGCAAAACTCAAAGTATGGCAAAAGCCTCAAAGCCAGTTATCAGAATAGAGAGAACCTGCACTTACTGGAGGCTATTTACTACCGCCCCGAACTTGACGTGCTGAGGAGTAACTGCGCTGTTTATATTCACGGGCACTCCGCCGGCGGCACAAACCCTTCGCTGGTAGAGGCAATGTATCTGGGCCTCCCGGTGTTTGCTTTTGCCTCGGGCTACAACGAACATACTTCTGAAAACAAGGCGTTTTATTTCAGCAACGCCCAGGAACTGACCAGCTTGCTGGAAAACTATCATTCTCTTGACCTTTCTTTTGTTGGGAATGAGCTAAAGCAAATAGCCGAAGCCAGGTATAAATGGGAGTTGATAGCGACTAAATACAAAAGCATATTAACAAGCCGCAGCAAATAA